One genomic window of Geodermatophilus sp. DSM 44513 includes the following:
- a CDS encoding uracil-DNA glycosylase translates to MTRPPRSDAAAEEVAHAAAAAPDWDGLARVARPCVACPELATTRQQVVVGDPPAAGRPRFALVGEAPGATEDQTGRPFVGRSGQLLDQLLAEAGLHRAQAAVLNVVKCRPPGNRTPKAPEVARCSGWLRRQLELLDPPVVVALGLSSAKWFLGPRTVLAAARGRAHDVDGRAVWATYHPSAAIRFGPNGAPRAGLLADLTAVAATLT, encoded by the coding sequence GTGACCCGGCCGCCGCGGTCCGACGCCGCCGCCGAGGAGGTCGCCCACGCCGCGGCCGCGGCCCCGGACTGGGACGGCCTCGCCCGGGTCGCCCGCCCGTGCGTGGCCTGCCCCGAGCTGGCCACCACCCGGCAGCAGGTCGTGGTGGGCGACCCCCCGGCTGCCGGGCGCCCGCGCTTCGCGCTGGTCGGCGAGGCCCCCGGGGCGACCGAGGACCAGACCGGCCGGCCGTTCGTGGGGAGGTCCGGCCAGCTGCTGGACCAGCTGCTCGCCGAGGCCGGGCTGCACCGGGCGCAGGCCGCCGTCCTCAACGTCGTCAAGTGCCGCCCGCCGGGCAACCGGACGCCGAAGGCGCCGGAGGTGGCCCGCTGCAGCGGCTGGCTGCGCCGCCAGCTGGAGCTGCTCGACCCGCCGGTCGTGGTGGCCCTCGGGCTGTCCTCGGCCAAGTGGTTCCTCGGCCCGCGCACCGTGCTGGCGGCCGCCCGCGGCCGGGCGCACGACGTCGACGGCCGCGCCGTGTGGGCGACCTACCACCCGTCGGCGGCGATCCGGTTCGGCCCGAACGGGGCGCCGCGCGCCGGGCTGCTGGCCGACCTCACCGCGGTCGCGGCCACCCTGACGTGA
- a CDS encoding alpha/beta fold hydrolase — MAAPKLPQHRVGVLGAVVGLAAAGTAVGIAVSRAAARRVGAQRVGSAAGLPAGASDAELREDDPLGPRSRRADRTALVAADDGVLLAVEEVGPSDAPLTVVFVHGYCLSMATWTFQRRALGAALATANGARPTARLVFYDQRGHGASGRGPAEHSTMAQLGRDLDAVLRARVPSGPVVLVGHSMGGMTVMALAAVRPELFGTRVVGAALVSTSSGNLADVDLGLPQVLTRVRAAVVPIAAYTMRRRPGLAERTRRVAADLISQVTWSLSFASRDVDPALGRYVDSMITGTPVEVIAEFYPALAGLDETASLAPLRRVPVLVLTGDGDTLIPPGHSAAIVELLGGPGAPGVEHVVVPAAGHMVPLEQPEAVTAALSGLLRRVAADQPSGVEG, encoded by the coding sequence ATGGCCGCCCCGAAGCTGCCGCAGCACCGCGTGGGGGTCCTCGGTGCCGTCGTCGGCCTGGCCGCCGCCGGCACCGCCGTCGGGATCGCGGTCAGCCGGGCCGCCGCCCGGCGGGTGGGCGCTCAGCGGGTGGGGTCGGCGGCGGGCCTGCCGGCGGGCGCCTCGGACGCGGAGCTGCGCGAGGACGACCCGCTCGGCCCGCGGTCGCGGCGGGCCGACCGGACGGCGCTGGTCGCGGCGGACGACGGCGTGCTGCTGGCCGTCGAGGAGGTCGGGCCCTCCGACGCTCCGCTGACCGTCGTCTTCGTCCACGGCTACTGCCTGTCGATGGCGACCTGGACCTTCCAGCGCCGGGCGCTGGGTGCTGCCCTGGCCACCGCCAACGGCGCCCGCCCGACCGCCCGGCTGGTGTTCTACGACCAGCGCGGGCACGGCGCCTCCGGCCGCGGGCCGGCCGAGCACTCGACCATGGCGCAGCTGGGCCGCGACCTCGACGCGGTGCTGCGGGCGCGGGTGCCCTCGGGGCCGGTGGTGCTCGTCGGGCACTCCATGGGCGGCATGACGGTGATGGCGCTGGCCGCGGTGCGCCCGGAGCTGTTCGGCACCCGGGTCGTGGGGGCCGCGCTGGTGAGCACCTCCAGCGGCAACCTCGCCGACGTCGACCTCGGCCTGCCCCAGGTGCTCACCCGGGTGCGGGCGGCGGTGGTGCCGATCGCGGCCTACACGATGCGCCGACGTCCCGGCCTCGCCGAGCGCACCCGCCGGGTGGCCGCCGACCTCATCTCCCAGGTCACCTGGTCGCTGTCGTTCGCCTCCCGCGACGTCGACCCGGCGCTGGGCCGCTACGTGGACTCGATGATCACCGGCACCCCGGTCGAGGTGATCGCGGAGTTCTACCCGGCGCTGGCCGGCCTGGACGAGACGGCGTCGCTGGCGCCGCTGCGCCGGGTCCCCGTGCTGGTGCTCACCGGGGACGGCGACACCCTGATCCCGCCGGGGCACAGCGCCGCGATCGTGGAGCTGCTGGGCGGCCCCGGGGCGCCGGGCGTGGAGCACGTCGTCGTCCCCGCGGCGGGTCACATGGTGCCGCTGGAGCAGCCGGAGGCGGTGACGGCGGCGCTGTCGGGCCTGCTGCGCCGGGTGGCCGCCGACCAGCCCAGCGGGGTCGAGGGGTGA
- the alr gene encoding alanine racemase: MTNGPRAEVVVDLDAIAANTAALRERVGRPLMAVVKADGYGHGLVPAARAALAGGADALGVAVLEEAVALRAAGVTAPLLAWLHAPGTDYAAALATDVEVSVNAGWALAEVVEAARATGRTARVHLCADSGLSREGAVAADWPDLVAAAARAQADGELDVVGLWSHLAHADAPTHPTIGTQVRVFEEAVAVARAAGLTGARRHLANSAATIALPGTWYDLVRPGIAVYGLDPLGGDPAAHGLRPAMTVRAPAALTKRVPAGAGVSYGHTYSPRTETTLLLVPVGYADGVPRAAGNRAPVLAAGARRTIAGRVCMDQFVLDVGDADVRAGDEVVLWGPGDHGEPTAQDWADAVDTIHYELVTRVGGRFARRYVGSAGAV; encoded by the coding sequence GTGACCAACGGACCCCGTGCGGAGGTGGTGGTCGACCTCGACGCCATCGCCGCCAACACCGCGGCGCTGCGCGAGCGCGTCGGCCGGCCGCTCATGGCGGTGGTCAAGGCCGACGGCTACGGCCACGGCCTCGTCCCCGCGGCGCGGGCGGCGCTGGCCGGGGGGGCCGACGCGCTCGGGGTGGCGGTGCTGGAGGAGGCCGTGGCACTGCGGGCGGCCGGGGTCACCGCCCCGCTGCTGGCCTGGCTGCACGCCCCGGGCACCGACTACGCCGCCGCGCTGGCTACCGACGTCGAGGTGTCGGTCAACGCCGGCTGGGCCCTGGCCGAGGTCGTCGAGGCCGCGCGCGCCACCGGCCGCACCGCCCGCGTGCACCTGTGCGCCGACTCGGGCCTGTCCCGCGAGGGCGCCGTCGCGGCGGACTGGCCGGACCTGGTCGCCGCCGCCGCGCGGGCACAGGCCGACGGCGAGCTGGACGTCGTGGGGTTGTGGAGCCACCTGGCCCATGCCGACGCCCCCACCCACCCGACGATCGGCACGCAGGTGCGGGTGTTCGAGGAGGCCGTGGCGGTCGCCCGCGCGGCCGGGCTGACCGGGGCGCGCCGGCACCTGGCCAACTCCGCGGCGACGATCGCGCTGCCGGGCACCTGGTACGACCTGGTCCGCCCGGGGATCGCCGTCTACGGCCTGGACCCCCTCGGCGGCGACCCCGCCGCCCACGGGCTGCGCCCCGCGATGACCGTGCGGGCTCCCGCCGCGCTGACCAAGCGGGTGCCCGCCGGCGCCGGCGTCTCCTACGGGCACACCTACAGCCCCCGGACGGAGACCACGCTGCTGCTCGTGCCGGTCGGGTACGCCGACGGCGTCCCGCGCGCGGCGGGCAACCGGGCCCCGGTGCTGGCCGCCGGCGCCCGGCGCACCATCGCCGGGCGGGTGTGCATGGACCAGTTCGTGCTCGACGTCGGGGACGCCGACGTGCGGGCCGGCGACGAGGTCGTGCTGTGGGGGCCGGGGGACCACGGCGAGCCGACCGCGCAGGACTGGGCCGACGCGGTCGACACCATCCACTACGAGCTGGTCACCCGCGTCGGGGGCCGCTTCGCCCGCCGGTACGTCGGCTCGGCGGGGGCGGTCTGA
- a CDS encoding NAD(P)H-hydrate dehydratase — translation MRGLYTAGQVRAAEEPLLAATPEGTLMLRAATGLATVCLRLLGRAHGTRVTALVGAGNNGGDALFAGAHLARRGARVTAVLLDPERAHPAGLAALRAAGGRVTGPDGPTGLERADLVLDGIVGTGGRGGLRAPAAGLVERAATGPGLMVAVDVPSGVDATTGAAPGTAFPAQHTVTFGAVTTGLVVGAGRGHAGEVHLVDIGLDLPAPDAWQLTDADVAARLRPPHAGDDKYTQGVVGVVAGSATYPGAAVLCVGAALRTRPGLVRYAGTAAAGVRAAWPEVIVTEGRPADAGRVQAWVVGPGAGTDDAARAVLAEVLATDLPVLLDADALTLAAREPDLLRGRAAPTVLTPHDREYARFGREVGEDRVGAARRLAADLGAVVLLKGDATVVAAPDGTTYVNGTGTPWLATAGTGDVLSGVLGALLATGLPAEEAAAVAAHVHGRAGQVAAEAGPPVASDLVRCLPATLRRVRQAPAGRLGDWGA, via the coding sequence GTGAGGGGCCTCTACACCGCCGGGCAGGTCCGCGCGGCCGAGGAGCCGCTGCTGGCCGCCACCCCCGAGGGCACGCTCATGCTGCGCGCCGCCACCGGCCTGGCCACGGTCTGCCTGCGGCTGCTCGGGCGCGCGCACGGCACCCGGGTCACCGCCCTGGTCGGCGCCGGCAACAACGGCGGCGACGCGCTGTTCGCCGGCGCCCACCTGGCCCGCCGCGGCGCCCGGGTGACCGCCGTCCTGCTCGACCCGGAGCGGGCGCACCCCGCCGGCCTGGCCGCGCTGCGGGCCGCCGGCGGGCGGGTCACCGGCCCCGACGGCCCCACCGGCCTGGAGCGTGCCGACCTCGTCCTGGACGGGATCGTCGGCACCGGCGGCCGCGGTGGCCTGCGGGCACCGGCCGCCGGGCTGGTCGAGCGGGCGGCCACCGGGCCGGGCCTGATGGTCGCCGTCGACGTCCCCAGCGGCGTGGACGCGACCACCGGCGCGGCCCCCGGGACGGCGTTCCCCGCCCAGCACACCGTCACCTTCGGGGCGGTCACGACCGGGCTGGTCGTCGGCGCGGGCCGGGGGCACGCCGGCGAGGTGCACCTGGTCGACATCGGGCTGGACCTGCCGGCCCCGGACGCCTGGCAGCTGACCGACGCCGACGTGGCCGCCCGCCTCCGCCCGCCGCACGCCGGCGACGACAAGTACACCCAGGGCGTGGTCGGCGTGGTCGCCGGCTCGGCCACCTACCCCGGCGCCGCCGTGCTGTGCGTGGGAGCGGCGCTGCGCACCCGGCCCGGGCTGGTCCGCTACGCCGGGACGGCGGCCGCGGGCGTGCGGGCTGCCTGGCCCGAGGTGATCGTCACCGAGGGCCGGCCGGCCGACGCCGGACGGGTGCAGGCGTGGGTCGTGGGCCCCGGCGCGGGCACCGACGACGCCGCCCGCGCCGTGCTGGCCGAGGTGCTCGCCACCGACCTCCCGGTGCTGCTGGACGCCGACGCGCTGACCCTGGCCGCGCGGGAGCCGGACCTGCTGCGCGGCCGGGCGGCGCCCACCGTCCTCACCCCGCACGACCGCGAGTACGCCCGCTTCGGTCGTGAGGTGGGCGAGGACCGGGTCGGCGCGGCCCGCCGGCTGGCCGCGGACCTCGGCGCCGTCGTCCTGCTCAAGGGCGACGCGACCGTCGTCGCCGCCCCCGACGGCACCACCTACGTCAACGGCACCGGCACCCCGTGGCTGGCCACCGCCGGCACCGGCGACGTGCTGTCGGGGGTCCTCGGTGCGCTGCTGGCCACCGGCCTGCCGGCCGAGGAGGCGGCCGCGGTCGCCGCGCACGTGCACGGGCGGGCGGGGCAGGTGGCCGCCGAAGCGGGTCCGCCGGTCGCGAGCGACCTGGTGCGGTGCCTGCCGGCGACGCTGCGCCGGGTGCGCCAGGCACCCGCGGGACGGCTGGGAGACTGGGGCGCGTGA
- a CDS encoding holo-ACP synthase produces the protein MIIGVGIDVVPVDRFAESLTRTPGLRDRLFTAAEQRTPRGAPRTGESLAARFAAKEAVAKALGAPGDLRWHDAEVCVGEHGRPHLEVRGTVAGRAAQLGVTSWHLSLSHDGGIASAVVVAEGSGRAGTSADGDTE, from the coding sequence GTGATCATCGGGGTCGGGATCGACGTGGTGCCGGTGGACCGGTTCGCCGAGTCGCTGACCCGGACGCCGGGCCTGCGCGACCGGTTGTTCACCGCCGCCGAGCAGCGGACGCCGCGGGGCGCGCCACGCACGGGTGAGTCGCTGGCCGCCCGCTTCGCCGCCAAGGAGGCCGTCGCCAAGGCCCTCGGTGCCCCCGGTGACCTGCGCTGGCACGACGCGGAGGTGTGCGTCGGCGAGCACGGCCGCCCGCACCTGGAGGTGCGCGGCACGGTGGCCGGGCGGGCGGCGCAGCTCGGCGTCACCTCCTGGCACCTGTCACTGAGCCACGACGGCGGCATCGCCTCGGCCGTCGTGGTCGCCGAGGGCTCGGGGCGGGCAGGGACGAGCGCAGACGGGGACACCGAGTGA
- the glmS gene encoding glutamine--fructose-6-phosphate transaminase (isomerizing), producing the protein MCGIVGYVGPQNALDVVLEGLRRLEYRGYDSAGVAVLADGGQATAKKAGKLANLEKVLGDAPLPESTIGIGHTRWATHGGPTDRNAHPHVSADGRVAVIHNGIIENFAALRAECEATGVEFTSETDTEVAAHLLARVYAETPAGPGRLAEAMRTVSRRLEGAFTLVASHADEPDTLVASRRNSPLVVGVGETADGTAEYFLGSDVAAFIAHTREARELGQDQVVEIDRHRGLTVTDFTGTAVEPHAYTVDWDAEAAEKGGYDWFMLKEIAEQPRAVADTLLGRIGQGGELVLDEVRLSDQDLRDVDKVFVVACGTAYHAGLIAKYAIEHWTRIPVEVEVASEFRYRDPVLDRSTLVVVISQSGETMDTLMALRHAKEQKARVLAICNANGSTIPRESDAVLYTHAGPEIAVASTKGFLTQLIACYLVGLFLAQVRGIKYADEVATIVDDLRRLPEAVAEVLTQMEPVRELGRSLADAGTILFLGRHVAFPVALEGALKLKELAYIHAEGFAAGELKHGPIALIDQGTPVVVVVPSPRARGSVHGKVVSNIQEVRARGARTIVIAEEGDEDVVPYADHVIRVPRTPTLMAPVVTTVPLQVLACEIADTRGYDVDQPRNLAKSVTVE; encoded by the coding sequence ATGTGCGGCATCGTGGGATACGTCGGTCCACAGAACGCCCTGGACGTCGTCCTGGAGGGTCTGCGCCGGCTGGAGTACCGGGGGTACGACTCCGCGGGGGTGGCCGTCCTCGCCGACGGCGGGCAGGCCACGGCCAAGAAGGCCGGGAAGCTGGCCAACCTGGAGAAGGTCCTCGGCGACGCCCCGCTCCCGGAGTCGACGATCGGCATCGGGCACACCCGGTGGGCCACCCACGGCGGGCCGACCGACCGCAACGCGCACCCGCACGTGTCCGCCGACGGCCGGGTCGCAGTGATCCACAACGGGATCATCGAGAACTTCGCCGCTCTGCGCGCCGAGTGCGAGGCCACCGGCGTCGAGTTCACCTCCGAGACCGACACCGAGGTCGCCGCCCACCTGCTCGCCCGGGTCTACGCCGAGACGCCCGCCGGGCCCGGCCGCCTGGCCGAGGCGATGCGCACGGTGAGCCGCCGGCTGGAGGGCGCCTTCACCCTGGTCGCCTCGCACGCCGACGAGCCGGACACCCTGGTCGCCTCCCGGCGCAACAGCCCGCTGGTCGTCGGCGTCGGCGAGACGGCGGACGGCACCGCCGAGTACTTCCTGGGCTCCGACGTCGCCGCGTTCATCGCGCACACCCGCGAGGCCCGCGAGCTCGGCCAGGACCAGGTCGTCGAGATCGACCGGCACCGCGGGCTGACCGTCACCGACTTCACCGGCACCGCCGTGGAGCCGCACGCCTACACCGTCGACTGGGACGCCGAGGCCGCCGAGAAGGGCGGCTACGACTGGTTCATGCTCAAGGAGATCGCCGAGCAGCCGCGGGCGGTCGCCGACACCCTGCTCGGCCGCATCGGCCAGGGCGGCGAGCTGGTCCTCGACGAGGTGCGGCTGTCCGACCAGGACCTGCGCGACGTCGACAAGGTCTTCGTCGTCGCCTGCGGCACCGCCTACCACGCCGGGCTGATCGCCAAGTACGCCATCGAGCACTGGACCCGCATCCCGGTCGAGGTCGAGGTCGCCAGTGAGTTCCGCTACCGCGACCCGGTGCTGGACCGCTCCACGCTGGTCGTCGTCATCAGCCAGTCCGGCGAGACGATGGACACCCTCATGGCGCTGCGGCACGCCAAGGAGCAGAAGGCCCGCGTGCTGGCGATCTGCAACGCCAACGGCTCGACCATCCCGCGGGAGTCCGACGCCGTCCTCTACACCCACGCCGGGCCGGAGATCGCCGTTGCCTCGACCAAGGGCTTCCTCACCCAGCTGATCGCCTGCTACCTGGTCGGGTTGTTCCTGGCGCAGGTGCGCGGCATCAAGTACGCCGACGAGGTGGCCACGATCGTCGACGACCTGCGCCGGCTGCCCGAGGCGGTCGCCGAGGTGCTCACCCAGATGGAGCCGGTGCGCGAGCTCGGCCGCTCCCTGGCCGACGCCGGCACCATCCTGTTCCTCGGCCGGCACGTCGCCTTCCCGGTGGCTCTGGAGGGTGCGCTCAAGCTCAAGGAGCTGGCCTACATCCACGCCGAGGGCTTCGCCGCCGGCGAGCTCAAGCACGGGCCGATCGCGCTGATCGACCAGGGGACGCCGGTGGTCGTCGTCGTCCCGTCCCCCCGGGCGCGGGGGTCGGTGCACGGCAAGGTGGTCTCCAACATCCAGGAGGTCCGGGCCCGCGGCGCGCGCACCATCGTGATCGCCGAGGAGGGCGACGAGGACGTCGTCCCCTACGCCGACCACGTGATCCGGGTGCCCCGCACGCCCACGCTGATGGCGCCGGTGGTCACCACCGTGCCGCTGCAGGTGCTGGCCTGCGAGATCGCCGACACCCGCGGCTACGACGTCGACCAGCCACGCAACCTGGCCAAGAGCGTCACCGTCGAGTGA
- a CDS encoding NAD-dependent epimerase/dehydratase family protein, with product MRLLVLGGGGFLGFHAVAAALAAGAEVSVLSRSGRTPHDGVEVLRGDRTADLGALRGRQWDAVLDTFTDPTPDAPAVRATAELLSGSVGVYGYVSGMSVYDPQGPAVPDERAPVRAAGVQPDDDPLQERSLAKLAGERVVTEVFDGPALFPRVGIMVGPRDPSHRFTYWPLRLSRALTGERPRTVLAPGDPDRPVQYSDARDVAGWIVAALAAGRGGVLNAVGPGRAEPLREVLAACLRAAGGAPGDVDLTWVDEDLLRDRLAGVEEESRPLWYPEDQIPQSAIDSSAALAAGLAFRPAEDTARDTLTWARAEAPGEGLDTPEAARREQALLAEWAPPAGGLAGR from the coding sequence GTGCGGCTGCTGGTGCTGGGTGGCGGCGGGTTCCTCGGCTTCCACGCGGTGGCCGCGGCGCTGGCCGCCGGCGCGGAGGTGAGCGTCCTCAGCCGCTCCGGCCGCACCCCCCACGACGGCGTCGAGGTGCTGCGCGGGGACCGCACCGCCGACCTCGGCGCGCTGCGCGGCCGGCAGTGGGACGCCGTCCTCGACACCTTCACCGACCCCACGCCCGACGCGCCGGCGGTGCGCGCGACCGCGGAGCTGCTGTCCGGCTCGGTCGGCGTCTACGGCTACGTGTCCGGGATGAGCGTCTACGACCCGCAGGGGCCCGCCGTGCCCGACGAGCGCGCGCCGGTCCGGGCGGCCGGGGTGCAGCCGGACGACGACCCGCTGCAGGAGCGGTCGCTGGCGAAGCTGGCCGGCGAGCGGGTGGTGACCGAGGTGTTCGACGGGCCGGCGCTATTCCCCCGGGTCGGCATCATGGTCGGCCCGCGCGACCCGTCGCACCGTTTCACCTACTGGCCGCTGCGGTTGTCCCGGGCGCTCACCGGGGAGCGCCCGCGCACCGTGCTGGCACCCGGGGACCCCGACCGTCCGGTGCAGTACAGCGACGCCCGGGACGTGGCCGGCTGGATCGTGGCCGCGCTGGCCGCCGGGCGGGGCGGGGTCCTCAACGCCGTCGGCCCGGGCCGGGCGGAGCCGCTGCGCGAGGTGCTGGCGGCCTGCCTGCGCGCGGCCGGCGGTGCGCCCGGTGACGTCGACCTGACCTGGGTGGACGAGGACCTGCTGCGCGACCGGCTGGCCGGGGTCGAGGAGGAGTCGCGGCCGCTGTGGTACCCCGAGGACCAGATCCCGCAGTCGGCGATCGACTCCTCCGCTGCGCTCGCCGCCGGCCTGGCCTTCCGCCCGGCCGAGGACACGGCCCGTGACACGCTGACCTGGGCGCGGGCGGAGGCCCCCGGTGAGGGGCTGGACACCCCCGAGGCGGCCCGGCGCGAGCAGGCCCTGCTCGCCGAGTGGGCACCCCCGGCCGGCGGCCTCGCGGGGCGCTAG
- the glmM gene encoding phosphoglucosamine mutase: MGGRLFGTDGVRGRANADLTPELALSVARAAAGVLADRDGTARPVAVVGRDPRASGEMLEAAVVAGLASAGAQVLRAGVLPTPAIAHLTGHTGADLGVMISASHNPMPDNGIKLFSRGGHKLPDAVEAAIEQAVTAGQTDGPRPTGADVGRVSDLTDAGAVYVEHLLSTVDRPLSGLTLVVDCAHGSAAVCAPEVYRLAGATVHVIGGEPDGWNTNDGVGSTHLGPLTAAVRAHGADLGIAHDGDADRCLAVTAAGEVVDGDAILAVCALGLHQRGRLTGDTVVATVMSNLGFHHTMRDAGIAVHTTAVGDRYVLEALRAHGLSLGGEQSGHLVFLDHATTGDGLLTGLALLSRMAETGASLTELASVVQRLPQTLVNVPVRDRTAVSASDEVAAAVNRGEAELGEDGRVLLRPSGTEQLVRVMVEAPTQERADAIAQRLAAVVAAVD, from the coding sequence GTGGGAGGCCGACTCTTCGGGACCGACGGCGTCCGGGGCCGGGCCAACGCCGACCTCACCCCGGAGCTGGCCCTCTCGGTGGCACGGGCGGCCGCTGGCGTGCTCGCCGACCGCGACGGGACCGCGCGTCCCGTCGCGGTCGTCGGTCGCGACCCGCGCGCCAGCGGGGAGATGCTCGAGGCCGCCGTCGTCGCCGGCCTCGCCAGCGCCGGCGCGCAGGTGCTGCGGGCCGGGGTGCTGCCCACCCCGGCGATCGCCCACCTCACCGGGCACACCGGCGCGGACCTCGGCGTGATGATCTCCGCCAGCCACAACCCGATGCCGGACAACGGCATCAAGCTGTTCAGCCGCGGCGGGCACAAGCTGCCCGACGCCGTCGAGGCCGCCATCGAGCAGGCCGTGACCGCCGGTCAGACCGACGGCCCCCGGCCCACCGGCGCCGACGTCGGCCGGGTCTCCGACCTCACCGACGCCGGGGCCGTCTACGTGGAGCACCTGCTGTCCACGGTCGACCGGCCGCTGTCCGGGCTCACCCTCGTCGTCGACTGCGCGCACGGGTCGGCCGCCGTGTGCGCCCCCGAGGTCTACCGGCTGGCCGGCGCCACCGTGCACGTGATCGGTGGCGAGCCCGACGGCTGGAATACCAACGACGGCGTGGGCTCCACGCACCTCGGCCCGCTCACCGCGGCCGTGCGCGCGCATGGTGCCGACCTCGGCATCGCCCACGACGGCGACGCCGACCGCTGCCTGGCCGTGACCGCCGCGGGCGAGGTCGTCGACGGTGACGCGATCCTCGCCGTCTGCGCCCTGGGGCTGCACCAGCGCGGCCGGCTCACCGGCGACACCGTCGTCGCGACGGTCATGAGCAACCTCGGCTTCCACCACACCATGCGCGACGCCGGCATCGCGGTGCACACGACCGCCGTCGGCGACCGCTACGTGCTCGAGGCGCTGCGGGCCCACGGCCTGAGCCTGGGCGGCGAGCAGAGCGGGCACCTGGTCTTCCTCGACCACGCCACCACCGGGGACGGGCTGCTCACCGGGCTGGCGCTGCTGTCCCGGATGGCCGAGACCGGCGCCTCCCTGACCGAGCTCGCGTCGGTGGTGCAGCGGCTGCCGCAGACGCTGGTCAACGTGCCGGTGCGCGACCGGACGGCCGTGTCGGCCAGCGACGAGGTCGCCGCGGCGGTCAACCGGGGCGAGGCCGAGCTCGGGGAGGACGGCCGGGTGCTGCTGCGCCCCTCGGGCACCGAGCAGCTGGTGCGGGTGATGGTCGAGGCGCCCACCCAGGAGCGGGCCGACGCGATCGCCCAGCGCCTGGCCGCGGTCGTCGCCGCCGTCGACTAG
- the rpsI gene encoding 30S ribosomal protein S9 — protein sequence MTTALTVTDAEGRPVQTVGRRKEAIVRVRLLPGTGQFRLNGRTIEEYFPNKVHQQLIREPFVTVERTEQYDVVGILRGGGVSGQAGALRLAIARALIAVEAEDRPALKKAGFLTRDPRVTERKKYGLKKARKAPQYSKR from the coding sequence GTGACGACCGCCCTCACCGTGACCGACGCCGAGGGGCGTCCGGTGCAGACCGTCGGCCGGCGCAAGGAGGCCATCGTCCGCGTGCGCCTGCTGCCGGGCACCGGCCAGTTCCGGCTCAACGGCCGCACCATCGAGGAGTACTTCCCGAACAAGGTGCACCAGCAGCTCATCCGTGAGCCGTTCGTGACCGTGGAGCGGACCGAGCAGTACGACGTCGTCGGCATCCTCCGGGGCGGTGGCGTGAGCGGCCAGGCCGGCGCGCTGCGCCTGGCGATCGCCCGCGCACTGATCGCCGTCGAGGCCGAGGACCGCCCGGCCCTGAAGAAGGCCGGCTTCCTCACCCGGGACCCGCGCGTCACCGAGCGCAAGAAGTACGGGCTCAAGAAGGCCCGCAAGGCACCTCAGTACTCGAAGCGCTGA
- the rplM gene encoding 50S ribosomal protein L13, translating to MRTYTPKPGDISRAWHVIDATDVVLGRLASQTAILLRGKHKPQYAPHVDVGDFVVIVNAGQLALTGSKRDEKIAYRHSGYPGGLKRINVGDQLRTHPDRVVERAVKGMLPHNSLGRQMLKKLKVYAGPEHPHAAQQPQTYEIKQVAQ from the coding sequence GTGCGCACGTACACCCCCAAGCCCGGCGACATCAGCCGGGCCTGGCACGTCATCGACGCCACCGACGTGGTGCTCGGTCGACTCGCCAGCCAGACCGCGATCCTGCTCCGCGGCAAGCACAAGCCCCAGTACGCCCCGCACGTCGACGTCGGCGACTTCGTCGTCATCGTCAACGCCGGCCAGCTCGCCCTCACCGGCTCCAAGCGGGACGAGAAGATCGCCTACCGCCACTCCGGCTACCCGGGCGGCCTCAAGCGGATCAACGTCGGCGACCAGCTGCGCACCCACCCCGACCGCGTCGTCGAACGCGCCGTCAAGGGCATGCTCCCGCACAACAGCCTGGGCCGTCAGATGCTCAAGAAGCTCAAGGTGTACGCGGGCCCCGAGCACCCGCACGCCGCCCAGCAGCCCCAGACCTACGAGATCAAGCAGGTGGCCCAGTGA
- a CDS encoding carbonic anhydrase codes for MAELDRMLEANAQWAPQAPGGLPAPPARAVAVVACMDARMDVPRILGLQPGDAHVIRNAGGVVTADTLRSLTVSQHVLGTREVVLVHHTRCGMEGADEAALLDRVEQTTGVRPDWAVQAFPDVEEDVRESVRQLRSCPYLLSHDVRGTVYDVDTGRLREVVVPD; via the coding sequence GTGGCCGAGCTGGACCGCATGCTCGAGGCGAACGCGCAGTGGGCACCGCAGGCGCCCGGGGGGCTGCCGGCCCCACCGGCCCGCGCGGTCGCCGTGGTGGCGTGCATGGACGCGCGGATGGACGTCCCCCGCATCCTCGGCCTCCAGCCCGGTGACGCCCACGTCATCCGCAACGCCGGCGGTGTGGTCACCGCCGACACCCTGCGCTCCCTCACCGTCTCCCAGCACGTGCTCGGCACCCGCGAGGTGGTGCTGGTGCACCACACCCGCTGCGGGATGGAGGGCGCCGACGAGGCCGCGCTGCTCGACCGGGTCGAGCAGACCACCGGTGTGCGGCCGGACTGGGCGGTGCAGGCCTTCCCCGACGTCGAGGAGGACGTCCGGGAGTCCGTGCGGCAGCTGCGGTCCTGCCCGTACCTGCTGTCCCACGACGTCCGGGGCACCGTCTACGACGTGGACACCGGGCGGCTGCGCGAGGTCGTCGTCCCGGACTGA